The Aphidius gifuensis isolate YNYX2018 linkage group LG2, ASM1490517v1, whole genome shotgun sequence DNA window aaataaacaattgtaaatgattttttagctAAGTTGTAAAATCAACTTTATCCCAAGTTAGTGTTAAATCAGATGACATTTTAAAATCTGAATcttcaatgttaaataaatcaaatggaTCTTGACTATTTGATAATAGAGGATCATAAAGATCATGTACTGTTGATTGtattgatggtggtggtgaagaatgtgatgttgatgatgtcaATACTTGTGGTGATTGTGGCATTAATGAATCCAACCAATCTGGATCATCCATATCCATTGGCATATCACTTATGTCCATTAACTCATGATTATTCGATTccaatttaacatttaaatcaCAATCCAATTGTCCAAAATCCATTGTATCAAGTGTTTCTAAATCAAGACctaattcttttaaatctaaatttgtattatcagAACTTGTTACTTCTTGTGGTGGTTGTGGATCTGGACTACATTGATTTATTCTTTGTGGGCTTAATAACATTGATGcatcaatttcatcatttgaatttaataaatcagaTGTAAATGATGGTATATCATTGTCTtcatgattatgatgattaatatgattaagatgatgattattattgtgatgattatgatgattatgattatgatgatgattattattatgatgtcTTTGATGTTGTTCATTATCTTGTAATGCTGATGGTAATTGTACAGTAAATGTTGCAAGTGGTAatggtggtggaggtggtggtggtggtggtactgATGAACTTGGTGATGTTGGACAACCACTTTGACTAATATCCATTGCAATTGTATTTATTGGACTAATTGGATttgatgtatataataatgattgtgtTGGACTATCAGCTGGTGATGTAAATactaaattttgttgtaattgacgatttggtgttgttggtgttgatgGATCTTGTGCAGCACTTGGTGGTAATTCACCATTTTTAATAAGTATTTCTaatacatcatcaacaacttgtgatttaatattttgtttttgtattgttgatggttcaattttaacttttaataattttgttgctTCATTATAttctggtggtggtggtgatgctgaagttgatgaagatgaagatgacaATGAcgatgaggatgatgatgaaggtgataatggtggtggtgattgtgatttatcaattattatatttgatgatgttgttgttattgatggtgttgttgttgttattattgctgtcgttgttgttgttgctgctgctgttgctggtgttgttgttgatgttgttgttgatgtttgtTGTTGAGCATGTGCTTGAGCGACCAGCGCACCAAGCAATGATCCATTTATTTTTGCTGGTTTTGCTATATTAACTAATATTGCTGGTAATTGtactgtattattattattattattactattattattattcatatttttaacttgattctttttattattaattgctgTTAATGTTGCTGAATCaagtacattattattattgttattgttgttactattattttgttgttgttgttgttgttgttgtaaaaatgcagcaaaatttgtttttgcttGTAATTGTTGAAATGCAGCatgttgattttgttgttgttgttgattttgttgattatgtaattgttgttgttgttgtaaatgttgtagttgttgtaattgttgtaaatgtaatgcaatttgttgttgttgcattttattttgtatatgatGTTGTAATACAAGTTTTTCAGCACGTACTGTTGCTGGTTGAGTTTGACGTATTTGttgtaattgtaattttgatcTTTGTAATTCTCTTTGTAATTCTTCAATACGTTTACGTTGTTCTCTAATAATATCATCACCTgaaatggcaaaaaaaaaaaaaaacacataattcattaattaattgtcaattgagagagtattatatttgataatataaaattagttgagtaataaaaattaatttacctggtGGACTTGATGGATCATCATGTTCACTACCATGTGGTGATCCAATACTTGGACTATGTGGTTCATCTTTAATTGGTGAACCAGGACTTTTAATATGAAAACTTGTTTCATCATTCATTGGTCCAGGTGTATCCATTAAAATATGTCCCATATGTGTTATATGATgaccattattatttaaacaattacttGACATTTCAGTAAATGGTTTAAGTCTTTCAATGAGTTGTGGTTTTGATCCAGATACTGGTAAATTACGtctttttaattcaacttttaaatCACTAACTTTCATATCTTCTAATTTACCAAGTGGACGTAATGGTGGCTGTTctgattgatgatgatttgatgaatttgatgGTGCTGGACTTGGTGCATTTGCTGAACCACCAGATATACTACCAGTATCACTTGCACCAGAACTCGTTAATGATAATGGTTTTTGTGCTGctggtaatattatttttggataTTTATGTTGCCATTCAAgttgaaattgtaaaaataattgttgttgttgaagaaGTAATTCATAACTTGTTTCACCTGGTGGTAATGCACCAAGTGCAACaactgctgctgctgctgatgTTACTGATGTTTTTTGTGCATTTGGTGGAcccttaaataataaaaatatttttaatcattaaaaataatgcaaaaaaaaaagaaaattcattatttatttatttgtttgttaaaaaaaaaaacaacttgtaATTTTGTCCTTGATTACTTGTGACAGTGTGTGATtgttatctttaaaaaaaaataaaaataaaagcttgGCACATTACGTGCACGATGGGACAGCCTTATACTCAACCAGCAATTAGCACTCGAATTACTCAGTGCTAACGAGGTGGGCTCCCGTTTACAATCATGATAGTTAATCATTCGATACAATCTTCTTTTCGTGCACTCGACTTTGTCTCAAGTATTTCAATgcgttaattttattttaactatatATACCATCAAGTCTAAATGCCTTTGAAAGAACAAGATtataaagagagaaaaaaaaatgatgatgatgatgaagacgacgatgaagaagaagaacaacatcaagaagaaaaaaaaaactaaaataaaataaatctcatccatacaaaataaaaaaaaaaaattcaaataaacaatacaagaagagaaaaaaaattaccttgtATTCATGAAACTTGATGGTTCGTGTTTTTGGTTGACTttttgttttagatttttttctatttttatcttttccaGGTGCATCACTACGTTGACAAGTTATTGCAATTGGACTTGCTATTGGTCTTGGTGTTATTGctgctggtggtggtggtgctgcTGGTGGTGATGCTATTGATATATTTGATAGTGGACTTAGACTTGATGTTGTTGAACCCAATGACATGGGACTTGGTGCTGGTGCAAGTGGTAATAATGTTGGTCCATTTATTTGGTTTGTctgaataacaaaatataaaatattaccaacaaatgtaaatgtaaattaagaaaaatattttaaataagacaatataaaatgtcaaatattaaagaaattatttaattatttttctctgtAATTGAGTGAAAAACAATAGTACTGTCTGGGTCATAAATGTCAGTAGACTGTCAGtagataatttagaaaaaaaagaaagaaaaaagaaaactggATTTATGCCAAATACAGttaactaaaattattattatttttttattatttaaaatacctgttgttgttgctgttgttgtgaTGATAagtgttgttgtaattgttgtaattgttgtagttgctgttgttgttgttgctgtaattgttgctgctgctgttgttgctgttgttgttgttgttgttgctgctgttgttgttgttgctgttgctgttgctgttgttgttgttgttgttgttgttgctgtgtATGATGATTACCAACAACAGTATTACACAATTCAGCAaatgtttgtattttattatcagtactatttgtttgttgaaataaaggtgatgatgttgttgatgatacaACAACAGCACCACCAGTTGTTGGTATGCTTAATGATACAGTAACAATACCAGCTGATGCAGCTGCTGTTTCTAatacatcatttttattttcaattggtgGTGATGGTGTACTTTCTGAACTTTGTGAATCATCTTCATATGTTATATAATGATCTGGTGGTTGTGGTTTTGTAACTTGTCCTTCACAAGTTGCCTTAAATGGTATTTGTCCCtctaagataaataaaattaacaaaaaaaaaaatatatatatatttttaataatcaatatttatgtaGATACtaacaagtattttataaataataataatttatacctTTGAGTGCCCTTTCAATTGGCTCTTCAGTatgaagtatatttttttgaatgagtTCAAGTGGTCCTGGTCTATGACTAAGCTGATCATTAAGTTGATCAGCAAGTCTTGCTTTTTTTAACATACGTTGTCTTTCAGCTAAACTTGGATCAACATGACCAACATCTTCAAGTATATGTTGTCTTACAAGTACATCACGTCCCGGTCGTTGTTGTATTTTTGCTTTTAACAAATCTCCTGTTTTTGCTCTTTCCAACTGTTTACGTTGCTCATGAAATGCTGGTGGGGTTTTTAATgctatatttaacaaatttaaaaacaaataaattttattaaaatatatatcatcatcatcatttattctttttttttaaatttatattatttaatatatttgatatttgacCACCCTAGAGTgccataaattaataatattttgtgaaattttaaattaaataacatgacctgaatttatatacaaatcaCGTCAACAAATACATTGCTCGTGTGTGTCTctgtattattttgatatgtttttacaaatttatcataatttctttcttttccCCTCGTCATCAACATGTTAATCCatcgaaatattattatcactttGGTCTTCCAACtttcatattataaattgatccATATTTCAATGTTGACCCAAATAATCaaacatcatcaaaatttacttgttttttaaattttctttaatgattcccatgttttttttttaaatattttttaatctcatttttttttttgtcaattaattcAAGGTCTTGACTTGGCTCGATTAAAActctaatttatatttttttaattgatcattaaatgaattattgcccattttttttattttgtcaattgtaattttttttttttttttttttctatttaaaccCAATTAATAGTTGTCGACAAAATTagcctttttttatttcaaaatttaagtaatatttagtttaaaaataaaaaaaaaaaaaatacttacgtGGCATTATGCCTTGGGCAACTAGCTGATTGATTGGTCTTCTTAGGGACAACTTGACTTTtaatgctgaaaaaaaaaaaaaaaaacataaaaattattattattataatcttaattaaaaattattatttaaaattaataataaagatttaaattaatacttgaattgataaaaatattcgctctagatttaaaaaaaaatttactttttttttttttttttgtacatattTGTGTGTTGGTATATCTTGTttatgacttttttattttattttattttatttttggttttttgatCGTGATAATGATCAAGTTTTACaagttgtttaaattttttatttattttttttgatatcccTTGTCCCTAACCTACCGGTTCTTTGAATTAAATCTTGGAATGTCGTGATGATAAAGGGAGCTCTTAATTTTGTCATGCAAAtgatatccttttttttttataaaaaaaaaacattgaaaaacaTTGCAAAATTTATACCATAAACCTACATTCATcttggatttttaatttaaataattacataaattaaatgcaattatatttaaaaaataataaactggatgaaaaaaaatatatttattttaacaaggtatttaataatatattttatatattttttatttcattactatttattatttattgaggtactttttattttttcttaagaTTGCTGATCGATTAGGCAATTTGAGTGGGGGTAAACAATAAGAATTAACACACAATGAAAATACAGTGATATAAATAATGCCTAGCTCGTAAACGACAATGCAAATatggaataaatttattgaaatgaaaaaaaatatatatatttttgataacaacaataaaataatgataaataatttcaaaaaaaaaatttaataaataaattttattataaattataatcagtAATCTgaatgaatttcattttaaattcacaagtACACCActtgcatataaaaaattatattttcatattaaattaacacacagaacgtatttttatttataattattattaaagaatttttaaaacaacaagtTATTTAGTTGAAGAAAAGAAATGCGACAAcacaatttgtatttaaaagaaaattattatttttattttcacagtattaaattgttttttacgAGTACCAAGTGTGTCTCTCATATCCTGGTGTCACATTTAGCTCTCTCAAAGACacctcaaataaattattcttccgaaaaaaaaaaactgtactCACGTTCAAAGCTAACTTCCGGAagcttaaataaattatattttgttttattaaaaaatctatattatagaaaatattttttgaaatttaattttaaaatatatacatatatttacttattatgTTATTGCAAAATTTTAAACGTACAGGAAATAACctagttttatataattatgtttgatatatatatatttgtgtatttttgaGTCCATGAAATGGTTGGTGTGTATGGAGACCAACTTGTCATACACTATTTCTAGATGAAAAAACTGTTTGTTAAAATGCCGAATAACTACgctgaagaagaagaagaagaagaaggcaaaagtagaagaaaataaaatttaaacatgttagagaaaagataaaaaaaaaaaaggaaaatttaaagaaaaataaaaaacatgaaatttgttgaaaaaaaaaaaaaaagtcaaagaaaaatatggattgaaaaaaaatggtttgATTTTTTGAGTATATTTCAAGTTAgggaatattaaaaaaatataaaaatataaaaaaaagatacattTACCACTGGTGTGTCATGCGGGGGTGATCCAATAATACGAATGCTTTgggtataatttataaataaagcaCCAAGGGTCCCGCAACGTTTATCCCAACGTAAACGCATCTATTTTCTcctcattttaaatattttttttattttttttcatcgtcatcatcatcatcatcattaaacaCCTTAAaaacattcatttttatttgaatgaacTCTGGGGAGTTCATCGTTGATGAACACACTTCAAGAcacttattttaaaatgacattcttatttttgtaattttgtgtGATCGCATAATCCtcaagttttaaatatatccaaTTTAAGTTTAGATACACACattaactttaaataaatatgtatatttttcaaaaaaaaaaaaaacatttttatttttaatttcatttttaaatgacttgAATATATAgattgtaaaaacaaaaaatttaaatataaaaataagcattttattttgaaataaatatatttatttttattttaaagggatgatattttaaattattggtttttttaatttaatttagaattatttttggaTTAGTTTGGAAATTGGTaatggatttatttattttttttttaggctgTCTGATTACATACAGTTGCAACCCCTAAATTtgcttcaattttaaaaattaaaattgcaaaatttgTGGTTTTATTTTACTCGAAGAATTATCaaagtaaaaatgataattagttattttaataattaatagaaataatttattttgtaattaattcaaattgaatgattattaatttttttttctacttattaaattaaaaaaaaaaatgacacagtaaatattataatctatataaaaaaaataaacaaataatcaatACTTCATTATcccagaaaaatataaaacctattttttaaaaatacataaatgtatttataaaataaattgttaattgagGTGTggttgttataaaaatatcttgaaaaacatttacaaaaacaactcttaaaaattgaattctcaactgaattttcaataataaaatacacaatgaatttcaaataaatttagacaattattttaacaaccaaatgatcaacaattttcaataatcaatatataaataaataattttaataaacaataataaaaataactccaaatcaatttttaattttttttagtaaaaatacttttaacaCGAAggactttattattatcatttaaattgattatcaaaaaatgagaCAAGTCTCAATCGGCTataaatctttaaataaaaaaataaaaattatatatataaataaataaataaaaaaattaaagataaatatatttgcgTGTTAAGAGAAGGCGATGTAATTCAACATATCattggataaaataaataaaaaaataaattaaataaaatgaaaaaattgtcagTGCAAGTACAAGTGTACTTGTGTTATGTGTGATGGTTGTGTTAAAATACGAAACTCCGCCCATGACATTTATTGCATCAAAACCACGCCTTCTAATCGTCAACGCATGCGACGTGCAATTGTACAcgtcatttattaaattgcacattaaaattttcatatttaaatataaacatttatacaaaaatttaaatttttttcttatctattAATTACTACTCCCTTCGAGGGAGATAAAtccaaaagaagaaaatagaaaaaaaaaatcttttaaaaaaaatggagctGCAGgggatatttttaaatatattttttttggatttaaatttttttttaggtaaatTGCTGAGCTGCAATCATGTGCATATgggtttcgaaaaaaaaattatttttatgaacgATGATGTATTAATAGATgcaagtattattttaaaaaaatataaagccaaaatttttttatttttttaaatttttttcattgcgaatattttaattattttaatgatttttttgctGGCAATATTTGTCGAcagattaattataatatattttttttttttttaaactttcgtTCAACAACCTAAAATTTATAGTGAGttcaaaaaactttatatgtcattatttgtttgacaatttgtcaaataatttgtttaaaaataatctcaaAATCATTGTCATGTTATCACAACGAAAAACATAtgttaaacattaatttaaatttggcaTTGTTTCAAgtgcatcaaaaaaaaaatcaattgtctCAATcaaattgtgttttttattattttattttttatatgatttttttatggctcttttatttaatcttcttgaaaatatatattcaagttttaaaaaatatataaaatgaataaaataaacaaatatatatattatcaaaatgaacATGTTTAAGAACTTGTTTTTGGTGTTTTGTGCCTTTTGGAAAGTCCCCAttcaatgacaaaaaataaaaagagataattttattattattatatttaaaatcatggATCATATACACCCACGTTTGATGCTGAATTTTGGGCCTGGCTTTCTTTCAGTGTCgcaacaaatacaaataatgcGTTACATACATTTTGACCAcccgctttttttttttttcaaataaaaaattcatttttttattctactctttcatcttcatcatgtGCTACACGTCAAATTTTTGTCTTCTATGgtcgatttattattttaactcttttttatttaccttttaatttttttttcattcattattttaattcttgttggttttaaattttttgtgtttttaccTGCGTGCATTATTATGCGcgtatatttgaaattttaaaaaatgaattatttttaaagcgtGGGTGAACCACGTGGGCAATAACGTGACAGCTGTGTGTCACGCCACAAAGactgattgataaaaaatataaaaattaacaaaatacattaaaaatatttattaaaaaataaatcaagttgtAGATAATATACAAAACGCACGTGCttgattattgttaatataataaataaaaaatgatcatttttttatatttttatatattgttttctttttgattcgttgaaaaaaatttatcgaaaaaattaaagtaaacaagtagatagaaaatttataaattaaattagatatatttttttttttattttgttatttatttatttatctagtagtctattaattttatttctatcaattcaatttaaaaaaatttaattcatcacaaagtaaataatgaaactaaattaaacaaataatcaatggcttgttatcacaaaaaaacaaaaatattattttaaaatacataccaaattttataaaaataaaaatagaaaaaaataaatgactcgATGATTAATCAATTGAGGTGTggttacaataaataatattttgaaaaaactcaatttaaatttacaatataataaaatatatacacgcAATGACACGAATAATTCGACTGACTTTGATTTTAGGCTAGTATATAATTTCCACTGGCCTAATgcttagaaaaataaataaataaacagttcTATCTTCTAATACAAGCCCCCCCTATCTGCATCATTCAAaactaaacaaaaatttgatgaataaattttttaaaacgtaaaataataatgcaggTCAACTGTCTcgaaactataaataaaagaacaaCTATTGATAACAAATTGTGACTCATAAAGATAAGAATATCAgctaaaaaatgtaaaaacccacaattttttttcgtcaggaattttttgagtaaaataaaaatacaacaattagTTTATCTTTAATTgctactgataaaaaaaaaaaaacaaatacacattttaaaaattaaatattaataaatacatatcgaagaaaataaaaataaaaaaatgaaaatgaaagagaaaaagaaaggaataatataaaaaaaaaaacggcgCGAGCTAAGTTTGAAATCGCGCAGTTGCTTTCCACAAATGGAATCGGTTTCGCCGGTTAAAGATACGATCGTTGTAAGGAAAAACGCCATAACTTTGTATCTTATATGGCGGCAAATGCACAggtgcatttta harbors:
- the LOC122850080 gene encoding myocardin-related transcription factor A-like isoform X3, giving the protein MVILDQEQKPERQHCGRRMCAICRRIKRDRALKVKLSLRRPINQLVAQGIMPPLKTPPAFHEQRKQLERAKTGDLLKAKIQQRPGRDVLVRQHILEDVGHVDPSLAERQRMLKKARLADQLNDQLSHRPGPLELIQKNILHTEEPIERALKEGQIPFKATCEGQVTKPQPPDHYITYEDDSQSSESTPSPPIENKNDVLETAAASAGIVTVSLSIPTTGGAVVVSSTTSSPLFQQTNSTDNKIQTFAELCNTVVGNHHTQQQQQQQQQQQQQQQQQQQQQQQQQQQQQQQQQQLQQQQQQQLQQLQQLQQHLSSQQQQQQHQTNQINGPTLLPLAPAPSPMSLGSTTSSLSPLSNISIASPPAAPPPPAAITPRPIASPIAITCQRSDAPGKDKNRKKSKTKSQPKTRTIKFHEYKGPPNAQKTSVTSAAAAVVALGALPPGETSYELLLQQQQLFLQFQLEWQHKYPKIILPAAQKPLSLTSSGASDTGSISGGSANAPSPAPSNSSNHHQSEQPPLRPLGKLEDMKVSDLKVELKRRNLPVSGSKPQLIERLKPFTEMSSNCLNNNGHHITHMGHILMDTPGPMNDETSFHIKSPGSPIKDEPHSPSIGSPHGSEHDDPSSPPGDDIIREQRKRIEELQRELQRSKLQLQQIRQTQPATVRAEKLVLQHHIQNKMQQQQIALHLQQLQQLQHLQQQQQLHNQQNQQQQQNQHAAFQQLQAKTNFAAFLQQQQQQQQNNSNNNNNNNNVLDSATLTAINNKKNQVKNMNNNNSNNNNNNTVQLPAILVNIAKPAKINGSLLGALVAQAHAQQQTSTTTSTTTPATAAATTTTTAIITTTTPSITTTSSNIIIDKSQSPPPLSPSSSSSSSLSSSSSSTSASPPPPEYNEATKLLKVKIEPSTIQKQNIKSQVVDDVLEILIKNGELPPSAAQDPSTPTTPNRQLQQNLVFTSPADSPTQSLLYTSNPISPINTIAMDISQSGCPTSPSSSVPPPPPPPPPLPLATFTVQLPSALQDNEQHQRHHNNNHHHNHNHHNHHNNNHHLNHINHHNHEDNDIPSFTSDLLNSNDEIDASMLLSPQRINQCSPDPQPPQEVTSSDNTNLDLKELGLDLETLDTMDFGQLDCDLNVKLESNNHELMDISDMPMDMDDPDWLDSLMPQSPQVLTSSTSHSSPPPSIQSTVHDLYDPLLSNSQDPFDLFNIEDSDFKMSSDLTLTWDKVDFTT
- the LOC122850080 gene encoding myocardin-related transcription factor B-like isoform X5, whose amino-acid sequence is MAEGNRSSPPKAEVDDSPLQHAMDRNKESLKVKLSLRRPINQLVAQGIMPPLKTPPAFHEQRKQLERAKTGDLLKAKIQQRPGRDVLVRQHILEDVGHVDPSLAERQRMLKKARLADQLNDQLSHRPGPLELIQKNILHTEEPIERALKEGQIPFKATCEGQVTKPQPPDHYITYEDDSQSSESTPSPPIENKNDVLETAAASAGIVTVSLSIPTTGGAVVVSSTTSSPLFQQTNSTDNKIQTFAELCNTVVGNHHTQQQQQQQQQQQQQQQQQQQQQQQQQQQQQQQQQQLQQQQQQQLQQLQQLQQHLSSQQQQQQQTNQINGPTLLPLAPAPSPMSLGSTTSSLSPLSNISIASPPAAPPPPAAITPRPIASPIAITCQRSDAPGKDKNRKKSKTKSQPKTRTIKFHEYKGPPNAQKTSVTSAAAAVVALGALPPGETSYELLLQQQQLFLQFQLEWQHKYPKIILPAAQKPLSLTSSGASDTGSISGGSANAPSPAPSNSSNHHQSEQPPLRPLGKLEDMKVSDLKVELKRRNLPVSGSKPQLIERLKPFTEMSSNCLNNNGHHITHMGHILMDTPGPMNDETSFHIKSPGSPIKDEPHSPSIGSPHGSEHDDPSSPPGDDIIREQRKRIEELQRELQRSKLQLQQIRQTQPATVRAEKLVLQHHIQNKMQQQQIALHLQQLQQLQHLQQQQQLHNQQNQQQQQNQHAAFQQLQAKTNFAAFLQQQQQQQQNNSNNNNNNNNVLDSATLTAINNKKNQVKNMNNNNSNNNNNNTVQLPAILVNIAKPAKINGSLLGALVAQAHAQQQTSTTTSTTTPATAAATTTTTAIITTTTPSITTTSSNIIIDKSQSPPPLSPSSSSSSSLSSSSSSTSASPPPPEYNEATKLLKVKIEPSTIQKQNIKSQVVDDVLEILIKNGELPPSAAQDPSTPTTPNRQLQQNLVFTSPADSPTQSLLYTSNPISPINTIAMDISQSGCPTSPSSSVPPPPPPPPPLPLATFTVQLPSALQDNEQHQRHHNNNHHHNHNHHNHHNNNHHLNHINHHNHEDNDIPSFTSDLLNSNDEIDASMLLSPQRINQCSPDPQPPQEVTSSDNTNLDLKELGLDLETLDTMDFGQLDCDLNVKLESNNHELMDISDMPMDMDDPDWLDSLMPQSPQVLTSSTSHSSPPPSIQSTVHDLYDPLLSNSQDPFDLFNIEDSDFKMSSDLTLTWDKVDFTT
- the LOC122850080 gene encoding myocardin-related transcription factor B-like isoform X1, producing the protein MFIDNCHINYIGSLTTESGHRLDSGSPFWRIQLDQDLLDTISSIYPEWFKDYTNSEKTSTTTSSTTNQGSRNSGDESSSSSSTPINTEHQDSFIVGDNNNNNNNNKKSGKSEDSRIKSKSKAKRLEAIRDKREKRANKEDRDRSSESGKKSGKQRHPDRTRDSSFGRKSLGVVVTAETTTESTESTDMAEGNRSSPPKAEVDDSPLQHAMDRNKESLKVKLSLRRPINQLVAQGIMPPLKTPPAFHEQRKQLERAKTGDLLKAKIQQRPGRDVLVRQHILEDVGHVDPSLAERQRMLKKARLADQLNDQLSHRPGPLELIQKNILHTEEPIERALKEGQIPFKATCEGQVTKPQPPDHYITYEDDSQSSESTPSPPIENKNDVLETAAASAGIVTVSLSIPTTGGAVVVSSTTSSPLFQQTNSTDNKIQTFAELCNTVVGNHHTQQQQQQQQQQQQQQQQQQQQQQQQQQQQQQQQQQLQQQQQQQLQQLQQLQQHLSSQQQQQQQTNQINGPTLLPLAPAPSPMSLGSTTSSLSPLSNISIASPPAAPPPPAAITPRPIASPIAITCQRSDAPGKDKNRKKSKTKSQPKTRTIKFHEYKGPPNAQKTSVTSAAAAVVALGALPPGETSYELLLQQQQLFLQFQLEWQHKYPKIILPAAQKPLSLTSSGASDTGSISGGSANAPSPAPSNSSNHHQSEQPPLRPLGKLEDMKVSDLKVELKRRNLPVSGSKPQLIERLKPFTEMSSNCLNNNGHHITHMGHILMDTPGPMNDETSFHIKSPGSPIKDEPHSPSIGSPHGSEHDDPSSPPGDDIIREQRKRIEELQRELQRSKLQLQQIRQTQPATVRAEKLVLQHHIQNKMQQQQIALHLQQLQQLQHLQQQQQLHNQQNQQQQQNQHAAFQQLQAKTNFAAFLQQQQQQQQNNSNNNNNNNNVLDSATLTAINNKKNQVKNMNNNNSNNNNNNTVQLPAILVNIAKPAKINGSLLGALVAQAHAQQQTSTTTSTTTPATAAATTTTTAIITTTTPSITTTSSNIIIDKSQSPPPLSPSSSSSSSLSSSSSSTSASPPPPEYNEATKLLKVKIEPSTIQKQNIKSQVVDDVLEILIKNGELPPSAAQDPSTPTTPNRQLQQNLVFTSPADSPTQSLLYTSNPISPINTIAMDISQSGCPTSPSSSVPPPPPPPPPLPLATFTVQLPSALQDNEQHQRHHNNNHHHNHNHHNHHNNNHHLNHINHHNHEDNDIPSFTSDLLNSNDEIDASMLLSPQRINQCSPDPQPPQEVTSSDNTNLDLKELGLDLETLDTMDFGQLDCDLNVKLESNNHELMDISDMPMDMDDPDWLDSLMPQSPQVLTSSTSHSSPPPSIQSTVHDLYDPLLSNSQDPFDLFNIEDSDFKMSSDLTLTWDKVDFTT